From the Planktothricoides raciborskii GIHE-MW2 genome, the window GCCCCCAATTTCACCCAACCGACCACGGTAGCGGTAGGGGCCACAAATGCCGCCGCCGAAACGTCCGGGATCGGCCAATAATTAGGTAAGTTAGTCATGGATTGGTTAATATGGTTCACAATCATTCCGTCCTTTAATCCGTCCTTTAATCAGAAACACTCGCGAGGTTGCGCCTACCGGCGCCCCAGAATAAGAATCGTGAAGTGGTCAATATCTCTAGGTATAATAAAACCACGAGTGCTGGCGCCAATCCTAATTAATATTTTTGCCGATAACCTGCCTCAATTATGAATCTAGTATTGCAATATCCCATTTTCGGTCCAGAGATTCAATGTCCTCATTGTCGTCAGACAATTCAAGCGCTGACGTTGACAGATAGTTATCTTTGTCAACGGCATGGTGCTTTTGAGGCAAACCCTGACACAAAAGAACTGATTCATTTACAATCGGGGCGTCATTGGCGTCAGTGGGAGGGTGAATGGTATCGACAACATACCCATCCCGATGGGATTCGCTTTGAAATCCATGAAGCCTTGGATCGTCTTTATACTAAGGGATATCGCGCCACTCGCGTGATTATTGCCAAACGCTATGAACAACTCCTGAATTCTTATTTAGAACGTAGCGCCCCTTGGGGAGGTCAGTCTGATGCTCTGCTGCCCAAACTTTATGGCTTACCCGTGGAGTTTAGCCCGGATCCCCAGGAAGACCCCCAATGGCAGGTGATTAATTTTACTTTAGAACAAGAACCTGGAGTCCCCAGTCGCTATCCTTATTTTCGCTTATTTGAGTAGTTATGCACCATGCCTCGATTAGAACTGCGAATATTCACCGAGCGATCGCCTTTTATGAAAAACTGGGGTTTACGGTCAGCGAGCGGTTTACCGCTGGAATTACCTTAGCTTGTTGGCTGGTCGGGGACTTGGGACGAATTGAATTAATCCAAATTCCCGAACCCCGTCCTGCGCCCGATGCTTTTGGGGATGAGCATTATACGGGCTATTATCATTTATCCTTTGATTTAACCGACCAAACCAGCGACTTACCAAGCTGGTTAAGGGATTTACAGCAAAGTTTTGCTGATGCGGCGGCATCAGACCAGGCCATGTTTCAACCGTTGAAAGTGCTGTTGGCACCGACCCAACAGATGATAGGCGACCGTGTTTATGAAATTACTTTTATTGCCGATAGCGACGGGCTGCCCCTAGAATTTATCCGCGTCCTTTGCTAAATAACCAACAACCAACAGCAAAGAGGAAAGAGCAAAGAGAAAAGAGGAAATAGGAAAGAGAAAAGAGGAAAAGTGGTATTTCATTGAAATGCATCACTATTCACTATTCACTATTCACTATTCACTTTCGCCGTTCCACGCCACTTGCTAGACTTGGGGAGACCCCAAGATCGCAGTGGCTCCTGATAACTGTTCCCCTTTCCCCAACCAACAACCAACAACCAACAACCAACAACCAACAACCAACAACAAATGCTGAGTTTATATATATTTTTAGCACTGGGTTTTATCGGCAGTGGCCATTGCGTGGGAATGTGCGGCCCGTTTGTGGTCAGCTATACCCAGTGGAACCGTAACCCCTGGTATTCTCATGTGCTCTATGGTCTGGGTCGTTCTACCACTTATGCCTTTTTAGGATTTCTCACCAGTAGCTTTGGTCATGGATTGCAAAATTTTCTGGGTTTTCGGGCCAGTATTCTGGTAATCGCGGGACTGGTGATGCTTTATATGGCATTAGGTCAGTTGAAGCTTTTTCCCCGAAAACTTCCCTCACTCCAACATTGGCGATTTTATCAAAAGACTGTGGGACGGTTATATGCCAGCAATAGTTGGTATCGCACTTATCCTTTGGGGGTTTTTCTCGGATTTATCCCTTGTGGCTTAACCGCGATCGCCCTGAGTTTGACCATAACTCAGCCCGTGGCGATCGCCACCGCCGGTATGTTTATCTTTGGCTTAGGAACCATGCCCGCAATGGTTGGCTTTGGTCTATTGTTGCAACGACTCAAACTACCCAAACTGGAACGCTACATGGCTGGACTGATGGCATTTCTGGGTTTTTTAACCTTATGGATGGGACTGCATCGTTTAGGATGGATGCCCAAACCGCCTCAAAGTGCCTTACTGATGCGCTTGCATCCCACCACCGTACCCATGCAA encodes:
- a CDS encoding VOC family protein — translated: MHHASIRTANIHRAIAFYEKLGFTVSERFTAGITLACWLVGDLGRIELIQIPEPRPAPDAFGDEHYTGYYHLSFDLTDQTSDLPSWLRDLQQSFADAAASDQAMFQPLKVLLAPTQQMIGDRVYEITFIADSDGLPLEFIRVLC
- a CDS encoding TIGR02652 family protein, giving the protein MNLVLQYPIFGPEIQCPHCRQTIQALTLTDSYLCQRHGAFEANPDTKELIHLQSGRHWRQWEGEWYRQHTHPDGIRFEIHEALDRLYTKGYRATRVIIAKRYEQLLNSYLERSAPWGGQSDALLPKLYGLPVEFSPDPQEDPQWQVINFTLEQEPGVPSRYPYFRLFE
- a CDS encoding sulfite exporter TauE/SafE family protein, coding for MLSLYIFLALGFIGSGHCVGMCGPFVVSYTQWNRNPWYSHVLYGLGRSTTYAFLGFLTSSFGHGLQNFLGFRASILVIAGLVMLYMALGQLKLFPRKLPSLQHWRFYQKTVGRLYASNSWYRTYPLGVFLGFIPCGLTAIALSLTITQPVAIATAGMFIFGLGTMPAMVGFGLLLQRLKLPKLERYMAGLMAFLGFLTLWMGLHRLGWMPKPPQSALLMRLHPTTVPMQNIDRSNPAPEMPHHHH